The Pueribacillus theae genome includes a region encoding these proteins:
- a CDS encoding alpha/beta hydrolase fold domain-containing protein, translating into MRKIVSLPGRFGNPEFDLSTDPRSDPRMVKALAAHGLDSLAAPPPVSSKDPLEERLKFLATAEAGLEALNASLMEDLPPVSGIQQSIETIRGVDSNDIVLYIHRPKVKSSNALPGILHFHGGGMAMLSTSGPMYSRWRDELAATGMVVIGVEFRNAAGVLGPHPFPAGLNDCTTALEWTHANRESLGLSKLILAGESGGANLALATTIKAKREGRLDAIDGVYALVPYISGAYDWNYEDMAAEFPSLLENDGYFVNNLMNKVAASVYDPDGLNANNPLCWPYWATYHDLTGLPPHVITVNELDLYRDEGLGYYRKLAQAGVNVTGRNIIGVCHAAELMFRKAMPDMYLSTIYDVNAFAKRINRKAGESVAT; encoded by the coding sequence TTGAGAAAAATAGTGTCTTTACCTGGTCGTTTTGGAAACCCAGAGTTCGATCTGAGTACGGATCCGCGGTCAGACCCTCGAATGGTCAAAGCTTTGGCCGCTCATGGCTTGGATAGCTTGGCTGCACCGCCACCTGTGTCATCTAAAGACCCGTTGGAGGAACGCCTTAAGTTTCTGGCTACAGCAGAGGCTGGACTCGAGGCTTTAAACGCTAGCTTAATGGAAGATTTGCCACCTGTATCAGGAATCCAGCAATCGATTGAAACTATCAGAGGTGTGGATAGTAATGACATCGTTCTATACATTCACCGCCCAAAAGTCAAGTCCTCAAACGCTCTTCCGGGCATACTTCATTTCCATGGAGGAGGCATGGCAATGCTTAGCACGTCTGGCCCAATGTACTCAAGGTGGCGCGATGAGTTGGCAGCCACCGGAATGGTGGTTATTGGAGTAGAGTTTCGTAACGCTGCAGGTGTTCTCGGCCCTCATCCGTTTCCGGCGGGTTTAAACGACTGCACGACAGCACTCGAATGGACACATGCAAACCGCGAATCACTTGGTCTTTCGAAACTGATTTTGGCCGGAGAATCCGGCGGTGCTAACCTTGCACTAGCCACAACCATCAAGGCTAAGCGCGAGGGACGACTCGACGCAATCGATGGGGTCTATGCCCTCGTTCCCTACATCTCAGGGGCCTACGATTGGAATTACGAGGACATGGCCGCAGAGTTTCCGTCGCTGTTGGAGAACGACGGTTATTTCGTCAATAACTTAATGAACAAGGTAGCCGCTTCAGTTTACGATCCGGACGGGCTCAACGCTAACAACCCTCTTTGCTGGCCATATTGGGCAACATATCATGATCTTACAGGTCTTCCACCACACGTTATTACCGTCAACGAACTCGACCTCTACCGTGATGAAGGGCTTGGCTACTATCGCAAGCTTGCTCAAGCAGGAGTTAATGTTACCGGACGAAATATTATCGGTGTCTGTCACGCCGCAGAGTTAATGTTCCGTAAAGCAATGCCAGACATGTACTTGTCGACGATCTATGACGTCAATGCTTTTGCTAAGCGGATTAATCGAAAAGCAGGGGAATCAGTAGCTACCTGA
- a CDS encoding long-chain fatty acid--CoA ligase: MNTQLTIDSLLTRAEKYFPKKQVISRTSKGITRLTYAEFAKRTRSLSSALEKLGVQRGDRVGTLAWNDHCHLEAYFSIPSMGAVLHTINIRLSLDHLTYIIQKAEDKILIIDESLLSTVEKIKDKIPSVECFIIITEKGKLPETTLQPAYHYETLVAEGDTNYLFPTDIDENEPAGMCFTSATTGNPKGVLYTHRSIVLHAMMLGLADTMALSESDVAMHVVPMFHVNAWGFPFAAVWFGATQVLPGPNFTPEIIAKLIESERVTMTAGVPTVWIGLLNELESKDYDTTSLRCIVCGGSAAPEGLIRTYEEKYNIPFLQAYGATETSPVATVSRLKSYQQDLSFEDKLKIRSKQGIPVPGIEVKIVNDLGEVKPDGKDMGEVLFRGPWITDSYYKEPEKTIEAVKGGWFYTGDIATVDEEGVIKLVDRTKDLIKSGGEWISSVDLENALMAHEAVFEAAIIGVPHPRWQERPIAVVVLKEDAKGKVTKVDLLESLASQFAKWWIPDDVIFVDEIPKTSVGKFLKRQLREQLKNQFIEATN; the protein is encoded by the coding sequence ATGAACACACAATTAACAATTGATTCGCTTTTGACAAGAGCAGAAAAGTATTTTCCAAAAAAACAGGTAATTTCCAGAACGAGCAAAGGAATAACACGCTTAACATATGCTGAATTTGCAAAAAGGACGAGAAGCTTATCCAGCGCTCTTGAAAAACTCGGTGTTCAACGAGGAGACAGGGTGGGAACGCTCGCATGGAATGACCATTGTCATTTAGAAGCCTACTTTTCAATACCTAGTATGGGTGCAGTTTTACACACAATTAATATAAGATTATCACTCGATCATTTAACTTATATTATTCAAAAAGCTGAAGACAAAATATTAATTATTGATGAAAGCCTTTTGTCCACAGTAGAAAAAATAAAGGATAAAATCCCTTCGGTCGAATGTTTTATTATTATTACAGAAAAGGGTAAGCTACCTGAAACAACGCTCCAACCAGCCTATCATTATGAAACACTTGTTGCTGAAGGAGATACAAATTATTTATTTCCAACCGACATTGATGAAAATGAACCAGCTGGGATGTGTTTCACGTCAGCGACAACTGGTAATCCAAAGGGTGTGCTTTATACACACCGAAGCATCGTTCTACATGCAATGATGTTAGGATTGGCTGATACGATGGCCTTGTCGGAATCAGACGTTGCTATGCATGTGGTACCTATGTTTCATGTAAACGCATGGGGTTTTCCCTTCGCAGCTGTATGGTTTGGGGCCACCCAAGTTCTTCCGGGTCCGAATTTTACTCCTGAAATCATTGCCAAGTTAATCGAATCTGAACGAGTCACAATGACAGCGGGCGTACCAACAGTATGGATTGGACTTTTAAATGAACTTGAATCGAAAGATTATGATACAACTAGTTTACGATGTATTGTTTGTGGTGGTTCAGCTGCACCGGAAGGACTTATTCGAACATATGAAGAAAAATATAATATTCCATTTCTCCAAGCGTATGGTGCGACAGAAACTAGTCCAGTAGCTACAGTTTCACGCTTAAAAAGTTATCAACAAGACCTTTCTTTTGAAGACAAACTGAAAATCCGCTCAAAGCAAGGGATCCCAGTTCCAGGTATTGAAGTTAAAATAGTTAATGATCTAGGCGAAGTAAAACCGGACGGAAAAGATATGGGTGAAGTTCTTTTTCGAGGTCCATGGATTACTGATAGTTATTATAAAGAGCCAGAAAAAACAATTGAGGCTGTAAAAGGAGGCTGGTTCTATACAGGTGATATTGCAACGGTTGATGAAGAAGGGGTTATTAAATTAGTCGATCGTACGAAAGATTTGATTAAAAGCGGAGGAGAATGGATTTCTTCAGTTGACCTAGAAAATGCGTTAATGGCTCATGAAGCGGTTTTCGAAGCTGCTATTATCGGTGTCCCACATCCCCGCTGGCAAGAACGTCCTATTGCGGTTGTTGTTTTAAAGGAAGATGCTAAGGGAAAAGTAACTAAAGTGGATTTACTTGAATCACTAGCGTCTCAGTTTGCTAAATGGTGGATTCCAGATGACGTGATCTTTGTGGATGAAATTCCAAAAACCTCTGTTGGAAAGTTTTTAAAACGCCAATTGCGTGAACAACTAAAAAATCAATTTATTGAAGCAACAAATTAA